One Pasteurella dagmatis DNA segment encodes these proteins:
- the pgl gene encoding 6-phosphogluconolactonase — translation MNTVIFDNAQNAVEKIAQELLAYSLENRPVHISLSGGSTPKLLFKTLAQVPYNTEIQWQNLHFWWGDDRMVLPTDPESNYGEVQKLLFDHIQIPTENIHRIRGEEPVETELKRFEQELSAVVPEQVFDWIILGMGTDGHTASLFPHQTNFDDPHLAVIAKHPETGQIRISKTAKLIEQAKRVTYLVTGASKAEILKEIQTKPAESLPYPAAKIKAKKGITEWYLDKDAAKLL, via the coding sequence ATGAATACAGTTATTTTTGACAACGCACAAAATGCCGTCGAAAAAATCGCACAAGAGCTTTTAGCATATAGCCTTGAAAATCGCCCTGTGCACATTTCTTTATCTGGCGGGTCAACGCCGAAATTATTATTTAAAACCCTCGCACAAGTGCCTTACAACACTGAAATTCAATGGCAAAACTTGCATTTCTGGTGGGGTGATGATCGTATGGTGTTACCAACCGATCCTGAAAGTAACTACGGCGAAGTGCAAAAATTATTATTCGATCACATTCAAATTCCTACAGAAAATATTCACCGTATTCGTGGCGAAGAGCCAGTAGAAACTGAACTTAAACGCTTTGAGCAAGAGCTAAGTGCGGTCGTTCCTGAGCAAGTTTTTGATTGGATTATTTTAGGTATGGGAACAGATGGACACACTGCATCACTTTTCCCACATCAAACTAATTTTGATGATCCACATTTAGCGGTTATCGCAAAACACCCTGAAACAGGGCAAATCCGTATTTCAAAAACGGCAAAATTGATTGAACAAGCGAAACGAGTGACTTATTTAGTGACTGGTGCAAGCAAAGCAGAAATTTTGAAAGAAATTCAAACCAAGCCAGCAGAAAGTTTGCCTTACCCAGCTGCGAAAATTAAAGCGAAAAAGGGCATTACAGAGTGGTATTTGGATAAAGATGCGGCGAAGTTGCTATAA
- the gnd gene encoding decarboxylating NADP(+)-dependent phosphogluconate dehydrogenase, which produces MSVKGDIGVIGLAVMGQNLILNMNDHGFKVVAFNRTTSKVDEFLQGAAKGTNIIGAYSLQDLADKLEKPRKVMLMVRAGDVVDQFIEALLPHLEEGDIIIDGGNTNYPDTNRRVAYLREKGIRFIGTGVSGGEEGARFGPSIMPGGDESAWEHVKPILQAISAKTEQGEACCDWVGRDGAGHFVKMVHNGIEYGDMQLICEAYQFLKEGVGLSDDELEATFNEWRNTELDSYLIDITADILGYKDEDGSRLVDKILDTAGQKGTGKWTGINALDFGIPLTLITESVFARCVSSFKDQRVEASKLFNKAVGKVEGDKKVWIEAVRKALLASKIISYAQGFMLIREASENFGWNINYGNTALLWREGCIIRSRFLGNIRDAYEANPDLIFLGSDDYFKGILENSLGEWRKVVAKSIEVGIPMPCMASAITFLDSYTSERLPANLLQAQRDYFGAHTYERTDKPRGEFFHTNWTGRGGDTASTTYDV; this is translated from the coding sequence ATGTCAGTAAAAGGTGACATCGGCGTTATCGGCTTAGCGGTAATGGGCCAAAACTTAATTTTAAATATGAATGATCACGGCTTTAAAGTAGTGGCATTCAACCGTACTACTTCGAAAGTCGATGAATTTTTACAAGGTGCTGCGAAAGGCACAAACATTATCGGGGCTTATTCATTACAAGACTTAGCGGATAAATTAGAAAAACCGCGTAAAGTGATGCTAATGGTGCGTGCGGGTGATGTTGTCGATCAATTCATCGAGGCATTATTACCTCACTTAGAAGAAGGCGACATCATTATTGATGGCGGTAACACCAACTATCCTGACACTAACCGTCGTGTGGCTTACTTACGCGAAAAAGGCATTCGCTTTATTGGTACGGGTGTTTCTGGTGGCGAAGAAGGTGCACGTTTCGGGCCTTCAATTATGCCAGGCGGTGATGAATCAGCGTGGGAACACGTAAAACCAATTCTACAAGCTATTTCTGCGAAAACCGAACAAGGCGAAGCGTGCTGTGACTGGGTGGGTCGTGATGGAGCAGGTCACTTCGTGAAAATGGTTCACAACGGTATCGAATACGGCGATATGCAACTTATCTGCGAAGCATACCAATTCTTAAAAGAAGGAGTAGGTTTATCTGATGATGAGTTGGAGGCAACGTTCAACGAATGGCGTAACACGGAGTTAGACAGCTATCTTATCGATATTACAGCAGATATTTTAGGCTACAAAGATGAAGATGGTTCTCGCTTAGTGGATAAGATTTTAGACACTGCGGGTCAAAAAGGGACAGGTAAATGGACAGGTATCAACGCTCTTGATTTCGGTATTCCATTAACACTTATCACTGAATCTGTGTTCGCACGTTGCGTATCTTCATTCAAAGATCAACGTGTTGAAGCATCAAAATTATTCAACAAAGCAGTGGGCAAAGTGGAAGGCGATAAAAAAGTGTGGATTGAAGCAGTACGCAAAGCGTTATTGGCATCAAAAATCATTTCTTACGCACAAGGCTTTATGTTAATCCGCGAAGCATCTGAAAACTTCGGTTGGAATATTAACTACGGAAACACCGCACTTTTATGGCGTGAAGGTTGTATCATCCGTAGCCGTTTCTTAGGTAACATCCGCGATGCTTATGAAGCTAACCCAGATTTAATCTTCTTGGGTTCAGACGATTACTTCAAAGGCATTTTAGAAAATAGTTTAGGTGAATGGCGTAAAGTGGTCGCAAAATCCATTGAAGTGGGTATCCCAATGCCTTGTATGGCGTCAGCGATCACCTTCTTAGACAGCTACACTAGCGAACGTTTACCAGCAAACTTATTACAAGCGCAACGTGACTACTTCGGTGCACACACTTATGAACGCACTGACAAACCACGTGGTGAGTTCTTCCATACTAACTGGACTGGTCGTGGTGGTGATACAGCATCAACGACTTACGATGTGTAG
- a CDS encoding Cof-type HAD-IIB family hydrolase — MNIPNYKNQIKIVFFDIDETLLIKDEDRIPDSVVPALNKLKENGIITAIATGRTPSNFPPKIKELIAQTGMDLFVTINGQYIDYKNAPLEKNTLPTEKIQKLVDFFEKHQIEYAQISPTDTAISAATEEVRGALDPLKGHYYVDKDFFKNNDVFQILAFYNTEKDELVQNSGVLAGLQSVRWHKDSMDLFDANISKASGIASAIRHLGFEMENVMAFGDGLNDIEMLRTVGVGVAMGNAHEDVKKIARHITRPIDQDGIHYFLKQAGLLD; from the coding sequence ATGAACATTCCTAATTACAAAAACCAAATTAAAATCGTCTTTTTTGATATTGATGAAACCTTGCTGATCAAAGATGAAGATCGTATCCCTGATAGCGTTGTGCCTGCGTTAAACAAATTGAAAGAAAACGGTATTATTACTGCGATTGCGACTGGGCGTACACCTTCAAACTTCCCACCCAAAATTAAAGAACTCATTGCACAAACTGGGATGGATTTATTTGTAACGATTAACGGGCAATATATTGATTATAAAAATGCGCCGTTAGAAAAAAACACTTTACCTACTGAAAAAATCCAAAAACTTGTGGATTTCTTTGAAAAACACCAAATTGAATACGCACAAATTTCCCCAACAGATACTGCCATTTCAGCGGCAACTGAAGAAGTGCGTGGTGCATTAGATCCACTAAAAGGTCATTATTATGTGGATAAAGATTTCTTCAAAAATAATGATGTTTTCCAAATTCTTGCGTTCTATAACACAGAAAAAGATGAACTCGTTCAAAACTCTGGCGTGTTAGCGGGCTTACAATCTGTACGTTGGCATAAAGACTCAATGGACTTATTTGACGCCAACATTTCAAAAGCAAGTGGTATTGCAAGCGCAATTCGCCATTTAGGCTTTGAAATGGAAAATGTAATGGCATTTGGTGACGGCTTAAATGACATTGAAATGCTCCGCACCGTTGGCGTGGGCGTGGCAATGGGGAATGCTCATGAAGATGTGAAAAAAATTGCACGTCACATCACTCGCCCAATTGATCAAGATGGGATTCACTACTTCCTTAAACAAGCTGGCTTATTAGATTAA
- a CDS encoding DNA utilization protein GntX — MNWFGFRCFLCQQPLAIAHHGLCSHCNQTIHRFTYCGHCGMEIARPALHCGRCLQNEPSWDRIVIIARYMEPLSQLIHHFKFQKSFFLDRTLARLLLLAVYDARRIYGLTLPDVLIPVPLYHFRQWQRGYNQADLLAQQLSKWLKIPVDNQLVQRCKHTHTQRGLSATDRRKNLRHAFQLSDKQSKCRYQSVALIDDVITTGSTLNEIAKLLRKAGIQHIQVWGLART, encoded by the coding sequence ATGAACTGGTTTGGTTTTCGCTGTTTTTTGTGCCAACAGCCTTTGGCAATTGCCCATCACGGCTTGTGTTCACACTGTAATCAAACTATTCATCGCTTTACTTATTGCGGACATTGTGGAATGGAAATTGCACGCCCTGCATTGCATTGTGGGCGTTGCTTACAAAACGAACCTAGTTGGGATCGCATAGTGATTATCGCACGTTATATGGAACCCTTGTCACAACTCATTCATCACTTTAAATTTCAAAAATCCTTCTTTTTAGACCGCACTTTAGCACGCCTTTTATTACTTGCTGTTTATGATGCAAGACGAATTTATGGACTTACTTTGCCTGATGTGCTGATACCTGTGCCACTCTATCATTTTCGCCAATGGCAGCGTGGTTACAATCAAGCAGATTTATTAGCGCAACAATTGAGCAAGTGGCTGAAAATTCCCGTAGATAACCAACTGGTACAACGCTGTAAACATACTCACACGCAACGAGGTTTAAGTGCTACTGACAGACGTAAAAACTTACGTCACGCTTTTCAGTTATCGGATAAACAATCAAAATGCCGCTATCAATCTGTCGCCTTAATTGATGATGTGATCACCACTGGTTCAACACTCAATGAAATCGCAAAATTATTGCGTAAAGCAGGTATTCAGCATATTCAAGTTTGGGGATTGGCAAGAACCTAA
- the nfuA gene encoding Fe-S biogenesis protein NfuA, translating into MEQIKISEAAQAHFRRLLDQQEEGTNIRIFVVNPGSPNAECGVSYCPANAVEATDTEMKYATFSAFVDEISLPFLEDAEIDYVTEELGAQLTLKAPNAKMRKVADDAPLIERVEYVIQTQINPQLASHGGKITLIEITNEGYAILQFGGGCNGCSMVDVTLKDGIEKQLLSLFPNELKGAKDVTEHQRGEHSYY; encoded by the coding sequence ATGGAACAAATTAAGATTTCAGAAGCGGCACAAGCACATTTCCGCCGCTTGCTCGATCAACAAGAAGAAGGCACAAATATCCGCATTTTTGTGGTCAATCCGGGTTCACCAAATGCAGAATGTGGCGTGTCATACTGCCCTGCAAATGCGGTTGAAGCAACAGATACAGAAATGAAATATGCTACCTTCTCTGCTTTCGTTGATGAAATCAGCTTACCTTTCTTGGAAGATGCTGAAATTGATTATGTGACTGAAGAACTTGGTGCACAGCTTACTTTAAAGGCACCAAATGCAAAAATGCGTAAAGTAGCAGACGACGCACCATTAATAGAACGAGTGGAATATGTGATTCAAACTCAAATCAACCCTCAGTTAGCGAGCCACGGCGGTAAAATCACGTTAATTGAAATCACTAATGAAGGCTATGCGATTTTACAATTCGGTGGTGGCTGCAACGGTTGCTCAATGGTAGATGTCACCTTAAAAGACGGTATTGAAAAACAGTTATTGTCCCTGTTCCCAAATGAATTAAAAGGTGCAAAAGATGTTACCGAACACCAACGCGGCGAACATTCTTACTACTAA
- a CDS encoding aromatic amino acid transporter, with the protein MKKTPSIFGGACIIASVCVGAGMLGLPSSGAGAWTIWSILTVCFTMFIMTISGWLLLEAYKHYDLRASFNTVTKDMLGNSVNVINNLAVYFVGGILLYAYTTASGGILSGLIGPYLELDSRIWSVIFVLVFSFFVWHSTRIVDRVSVLLIIFMALSFIFSVFGLTVNIDLTTLFDTQGADSNYAMYAMGLLPVALTSFGYHHSVATMRAYYGDERKAKYAILGGTSIALALYLVWIISIFGNLPRSQFGPVLASDGNLDVLLGALGNVIESASVKQAINAFSIAAILSSFIGVGLGVFDFLADFFKFDNTKEGRLKSWAVTFLPPLALSVLFPLGFLKAIGYAGAVATIWTCLIPAMLARKSRTMPNGKVGFIVGGGNITIVIVILFGIVTALFHFLAMFNMLPAFKG; encoded by the coding sequence ATGAAAAAGACCCCCTCAATTTTTGGTGGTGCTTGCATTATTGCTAGCGTATGTGTTGGTGCTGGAATGCTAGGTCTACCAAGCTCAGGTGCCGGTGCCTGGACAATTTGGTCTATTCTTACCGTTTGCTTTACGATGTTTATAATGACGATCTCTGGTTGGTTATTATTAGAAGCTTATAAACATTATGATCTGCGTGCTTCATTTAATACCGTAACAAAAGATATGCTCGGTAATTCAGTGAATGTGATTAATAACCTTGCTGTTTACTTTGTAGGTGGTATTTTATTGTATGCCTATACAACGGCATCAGGTGGAATTTTAAGTGGATTAATAGGACCTTATTTAGAGCTTGATTCTCGTATTTGGTCAGTCATATTTGTATTAGTTTTCTCTTTCTTTGTGTGGCATTCCACTCGTATTGTTGACCGAGTGTCTGTATTACTCATCATCTTCATGGCATTGTCATTTATTTTCAGTGTATTTGGATTAACTGTAAATATTGATTTAACAACATTATTTGATACCCAAGGGGCTGACTCTAACTATGCCATGTATGCAATGGGGTTATTGCCTGTGGCATTGACCTCATTTGGTTATCACCACTCTGTAGCTACAATGCGTGCTTATTATGGCGATGAGCGTAAAGCAAAATATGCGATCTTAGGGGGAACCAGCATTGCATTAGCGCTTTATTTAGTGTGGATCATCTCGATTTTTGGTAACTTACCTCGTAGCCAATTTGGCCCTGTACTTGCTAGTGACGGTAACTTAGATGTATTACTTGGTGCATTAGGTAATGTCATCGAATCAGCATCAGTAAAACAAGCGATTAATGCTTTCTCTATAGCTGCTATTTTATCTTCTTTCATTGGTGTAGGTTTAGGGGTCTTTGATTTCCTTGCTGATTTCTTCAAATTCGACAATACAAAAGAAGGGCGTTTAAAATCTTGGGCTGTAACATTCTTACCTCCATTAGCACTGTCTGTACTATTCCCGCTTGGTTTCTTAAAAGCGATTGGTTATGCAGGTGCTGTAGCAACAATTTGGACCTGTTTAATTCCGGCAATGCTCGCTAGAAAATCACGTACTATGCCAAATGGCAAAGTAGGTTTTATTGTGGGAGGGGGTAATATCACCATTGTGATAGTCATTTTATTCGGTATTGTGACCGCACTTTTCCATTTCTTAGCTATGTTTAATATGTTGCCGGCATTTAAAGGTTAG